A section of the Metabacillus endolithicus genome encodes:
- a CDS encoding YerC/YecD family TrpR-related protein yields MQIEKLRGKELDQLFQSILSLKDLEECYRFFDDLCTVNEIQSLAQRLEVARMLRDGYTYHKIETETGASTATISRVKRCLNYGNDAYTMALERVHGEKEIEEE; encoded by the coding sequence ATGCAAATAGAAAAGCTTCGTGGAAAAGAATTAGATCAACTTTTTCAATCTATTTTGTCATTAAAAGATTTAGAGGAATGCTATCGTTTCTTTGATGATTTATGTACTGTAAACGAAATCCAATCACTTGCACAACGACTTGAAGTAGCTAGAATGCTGCGTGATGGATATACGTATCATAAAATTGAAACAGAGACTGGAGCAAGTACAGCAACGATTTCCCGCGTTAAACGTTGCTTAAATTATGGAAATGATGCTTACACAATGGCTCTTGAACGTGTTCATGGAGAAAAGGAAATAGAAGAAGAATAA
- a CDS encoding adenine deaminase C-terminal domain-containing protein, with protein sequence MPEQKFLWKNSQIRKQIDVLSNKLSSTTILKNVTYLNSYLRQWIKANIWIYDDRIVYVGDNLPEQTTETEVIDCSAKVVVPGYIEPHAHPFQLYNPHTLAKYVSQTGTTTLISDNLFLLLRCNKKKALTFIDDMDKLPYHFYWWARFDLQTEVHSEEKIFSHDFVKKWLEHHSVLQGGELTGWPKLRDGDDWILYWLQETKRKGKRLEGHFPGASENTLTKMKLFGVDSDHESMTGKDVMNRLKMGYTAALRQSSIRPDLSKLIKEVQDEGLTTYDHLYYTTDGANPDFYEKGMINRCIEIALDSNVPAIDAYNMAAFNVAKYYQIEDRIGVIAPGRVATLNILESIDRPDPIAVMTKGKWIMQDGIPQQEDHEVDWNQYGLEPVDFKWDLTMDDLQFSMPLGMKMRNAVIMEPYSVTIDSSANDLSEKHDESFLALIDRNGEWRINTVIKGFANHVQGFASSYSTTGDIIIIGKQKTEMLAAFERMKEMGGGIVLTENNEVIFEMPLQLNGGASNEELTHVIDKQAKLTSLLQERGYSFDDPIHSLLFLSSTHLPYIRITPRGIFDVMKKTVLFPSIMR encoded by the coding sequence ATGCCCGAACAAAAATTTCTATGGAAAAACAGTCAAATACGAAAGCAGATAGATGTATTATCGAACAAATTATCATCTACAACAATTTTGAAAAACGTCACATATCTTAACTCATATTTAAGACAATGGATTAAAGCTAATATCTGGATCTACGATGATCGTATCGTCTATGTGGGAGACAATTTACCTGAACAAACAACAGAAACAGAAGTAATTGATTGTTCTGCTAAAGTGGTAGTACCAGGATATATTGAGCCACACGCTCATCCATTTCAGTTATATAATCCCCACACATTAGCAAAGTATGTGTCACAAACGGGTACAACAACCTTAATAAGTGATAACCTTTTTCTGCTATTACGTTGCAACAAAAAGAAAGCGCTTACTTTTATTGATGATATGGATAAGTTGCCTTACCATTTTTATTGGTGGGCAAGATTTGATCTACAAACAGAAGTACATTCTGAAGAAAAAATCTTTTCACATGATTTTGTGAAAAAATGGTTAGAGCATCATTCAGTCTTACAGGGTGGTGAATTAACGGGCTGGCCTAAGCTTAGAGATGGTGATGATTGGATTCTTTATTGGCTACAGGAAACAAAGCGAAAAGGTAAAAGGCTCGAAGGACATTTTCCTGGTGCCTCGGAAAATACATTAACAAAAATGAAATTATTTGGTGTTGATAGTGACCATGAATCAATGACCGGAAAGGATGTTATGAACCGGTTAAAAATGGGGTACACAGCAGCGTTAAGGCAATCATCTATAAGACCAGACTTAAGTAAGCTGATAAAAGAGGTTCAGGATGAAGGTCTCACAACTTACGATCATTTATACTACACAACAGATGGAGCCAACCCTGACTTTTATGAAAAAGGTATGATTAACCGTTGTATAGAAATAGCGCTTGATAGCAATGTTCCTGCAATTGATGCTTATAATATGGCGGCCTTTAATGTTGCAAAATATTATCAAATAGAAGACAGAATCGGGGTTATTGCCCCAGGAAGGGTAGCAACGCTTAATATTCTTGAATCAATAGACCGTCCTGACCCAATAGCGGTCATGACAAAAGGAAAATGGATCATGCAAGATGGAATTCCTCAACAAGAGGACCATGAAGTCGATTGGAATCAATATGGTCTTGAACCGGTTGATTTTAAATGGGATTTAACAATGGACGATCTACAATTTTCTATGCCACTAGGTATGAAAATGCGAAATGCGGTCATCATGGAACCATACTCTGTTACTATTGATAGTTCAGCAAATGATTTGTCCGAAAAACATGATGAAAGCTTTTTAGCTTTAATTGACCGTAATGGTGAGTGGCGAATTAATACGGTGATAAAGGGCTTTGCCAACCATGTTCAAGGCTTTGCAAGCTCCTATTCAACAACTGGAGATATTATTATCATTGGAAAACAAAAAACAGAAATGCTTGCTGCTTTTGAAAGAATGAAGGAAATGGGTGGAGGTATTGTCCTGACAGAAAACAATGAAGTGATTTTTGAAATGCCTCTTCAATTAAACGGGGGAGCTTCAAATGAAGAGCTTACACATGTTATTGATAAGCAAGCAAAATTGACCTCTTTATTACAAGAAAGGGGATACAGTTTTGATGATCCTATTCATTCATTGCTATTTCTGTCATCCACTCATTTACCATATATACGAATTACACCAAGAGGGATTTTTGATGTGATGAAAAAAACGGTACTCTTTCCATCTATAATGCGTTAA
- the purH gene encoding bifunctional phosphoribosylaminoimidazolecarboxamide formyltransferase/IMP cyclohydrolase, which translates to MAVKRALVSVSDKENLVPFVKELIELGVEVISTGGTKKLLEENGLNVIGISEVTGFPEIMDGRVKTLHPNIHGGLLAVRNNPSHMDQLKENNIETIDMVVVNLYPFKETISKPDVQFQDAIENIDIGGPSMLRSAAKNHEDVTVLVDPQDYSTVLEELKASGEVSLAQKQRLAAKVFRHTAAYDALIAEFLTKTVGEEDPETVTYTFEKKQSLRYGENPHQNATFYQKPFVPVASIANAEQLHGKELSFNNIKDADAALQIVREFTEPAAVAVKHMNPCGVGVGTSTLEAFTRCFEADPTSIFGGIVALNHEVDVETAKKLHEIFLEIVIAPSFSQEALDVLTAKKNLRLLTIDVSAASKPEKVLQSVHGGLLVQDEDTLSLDDVEVTIPTKREPSEDEWKDLKLAWKVVKHVKSNAIVLAKDEMTVGVGAGQMNRVGAAKIAIEQAGEKAQGSAMGSDAFFPMSDTVEAAAKAGVTAIIQPGGSIRDEDSIRMADEYGITMVFTGVRHFKH; encoded by the coding sequence ATGGCAGTGAAACGTGCGCTAGTTAGTGTGTCAGATAAAGAGAATCTTGTCCCATTTGTAAAGGAATTAATTGAATTAGGCGTTGAAGTTATTTCAACTGGAGGAACAAAGAAATTACTTGAGGAAAACGGCTTAAATGTTATTGGGATTTCTGAAGTAACTGGATTTCCGGAAATCATGGATGGTCGTGTAAAAACTCTTCATCCAAACATTCATGGTGGTTTACTAGCGGTACGTAATAACCCTAGTCATATGGATCAATTAAAAGAAAATAACATTGAAACAATCGATATGGTTGTTGTAAACCTTTATCCTTTTAAAGAAACAATTTCTAAGCCGGACGTTCAATTTCAAGATGCGATTGAAAATATCGATATTGGCGGACCATCAATGCTTCGTTCTGCAGCAAAAAATCATGAAGATGTAACAGTTCTTGTTGATCCACAAGATTACAGTACTGTTTTAGAAGAGCTAAAAGCTTCAGGTGAAGTATCACTAGCTCAAAAACAACGTTTAGCTGCAAAAGTTTTCAGACACACAGCTGCTTATGATGCTTTAATTGCAGAATTTTTAACAAAAACAGTTGGTGAAGAAGATCCTGAAACAGTTACTTATACATTTGAGAAAAAGCAATCTCTTCGTTATGGGGAAAACCCTCATCAAAATGCTACTTTCTATCAAAAACCATTCGTTCCAGTAGCATCTATTGCAAACGCGGAGCAGCTTCATGGAAAAGAGCTTTCTTTTAACAATATTAAAGATGCCGATGCAGCTCTTCAAATTGTTCGTGAATTTACAGAGCCAGCTGCAGTAGCAGTTAAACATATGAACCCATGTGGAGTAGGGGTAGGTACTTCAACATTAGAAGCCTTCACTCGTTGCTTCGAAGCAGATCCAACGTCAATTTTCGGTGGTATTGTTGCACTGAATCATGAAGTTGATGTAGAAACAGCTAAAAAGCTACACGAAATCTTCCTTGAGATTGTCATTGCCCCATCATTCAGTCAAGAGGCATTAGATGTTTTAACAGCTAAGAAAAACCTACGTTTATTAACAATTGATGTGTCAGCTGCTTCTAAGCCTGAAAAAGTTCTTCAATCTGTTCACGGTGGCTTACTAGTTCAAGATGAAGACACACTATCTTTAGATGATGTGGAAGTAACAATCCCAACAAAACGTGAACCATCAGAAGATGAATGGAAAGACTTAAAATTAGCTTGGAAAGTTGTTAAACATGTAAAATCAAACGCCATTGTATTAGCAAAAGATGAAATGACAGTTGGAGTTGGTGCAGGGCAAATGAATCGTGTTGGCGCTGCTAAAATTGCAATCGAGCAGGCTGGTGAAAAAGCACAAGGTAGCGCAATGGGCTCTGATGCTTTCTTCCCAATGTCAGACACAGTTGAAGCCGCTGCAAAAGCAGGTGTAACAGCAATCATCCAACCTGGTGGCTCAATCCGTGACGAAGATTCAATCCGCATGGCTGATGAATATGGAATTACAATGGTGTTCACAGGAGTACGTCATTTTAAACATTAA
- a CDS encoding heptaprenylglyceryl phosphate synthase, translating to MYDITEWKHVFKLDPDKDISDEDLEKICESGTDAILVGGSDNISEENVLNLMSRVRRYLIPCVLEVSTTESIIPGFDLYFIPTVLNSRKTKWMMDLHQEAVKEYGDVMNWDEIIVEGYCILNQDCKAAALTDANTELSIEDVKAYARVAENLFHLPIFYLEYSGMLGDLAVVEATKKVLTNTKLFYGGGITSPEEAKNFAKYADVVVVGNVIYDDLKSALKTVDAVKEAK from the coding sequence ATGTATGATATTACCGAGTGGAAACATGTTTTTAAACTCGATCCTGATAAAGATATAAGTGATGAAGATTTAGAAAAAATATGTGAGTCTGGAACAGATGCGATTTTAGTTGGTGGAAGTGATAATATATCAGAAGAAAATGTGTTAAACCTAATGTCCCGGGTTCGCCGTTATCTTATTCCTTGTGTGTTGGAGGTTTCCACAACAGAATCTATTATTCCTGGTTTTGATCTATATTTTATTCCAACAGTCTTAAATAGTCGTAAAACGAAATGGATGATGGACCTTCATCAAGAAGCTGTGAAGGAATATGGAGATGTCATGAACTGGGATGAAATTATTGTAGAAGGATATTGCATCCTAAATCAAGATTGTAAGGCTGCAGCTTTAACAGATGCTAATACTGAGCTTTCGATTGAAGATGTAAAAGCTTATGCCCGTGTAGCGGAAAATCTGTTTCATCTTCCAATCTTTTACCTGGAATACAGTGGGATGTTAGGGGACCTTGCTGTTGTTGAAGCAACAAAAAAGGTACTTACCAATACAAAGCTATTTTATGGTGGAGGAATTACCTCACCGGAAGAAGCTAAAAACTTTGCTAAATATGCTGATGTAGTGGTTGTAGGGAATGTTATCTATGATGACTTAAAGTCAGCACTAAAAACGGTTGATGCAGTGAAAGAAGCAAAATAA
- a CDS encoding DUF3048 domain-containing protein: MIKGKYSLVIVSLLVFLSACNQNEDQAESIVKKDDVVQQEDEPVVAEVEVEESVIYPLTGIATEEQNITQRPVAVMINNHPKARPQSGLTKADVVYEVLAEGNITRFLAVFQSEVPDIIGPVRSARDYYIDISKGFHALYISHGWSPSAKERLVSNEVDHINGMLHDGTLFWRADHRNAPHNSYISKDNILQGAELKQYTMTEDVIPFNFLTEEEMKEIKGEQVNKFVIKYDKSETWQSTYEYNQTEQTYKRYSGNEETVDLESGDSLELTNIFVVQMEHKVIDKEGRRTIDITSGGKALLLQKGMMQEVEWENHDGRILPVKDGEIVKMVPGRTWVNVVPSLDQFLIQS; the protein is encoded by the coding sequence TTGATTAAGGGTAAGTATTCATTGGTTATCGTATCATTACTTGTTTTCTTAAGTGCATGTAATCAAAACGAGGACCAAGCCGAAAGCATTGTTAAAAAAGATGATGTTGTTCAGCAAGAAGATGAACCAGTCGTTGCAGAGGTTGAAGTTGAAGAAAGCGTTATCTATCCTCTAACCGGAATAGCAACAGAAGAGCAGAATATTACACAACGTCCAGTTGCTGTGATGATTAATAATCATCCTAAAGCGAGGCCGCAATCCGGATTAACGAAAGCAGACGTTGTATATGAAGTACTTGCAGAAGGGAATATTACAAGGTTTTTAGCTGTATTTCAAAGTGAAGTACCTGATATAATAGGACCGGTTAGAAGTGCTAGGGATTATTATATTGATATAAGCAAAGGATTTCATGCCCTATATATTAGCCATGGATGGAGTCCTTCGGCAAAAGAGAGGCTTGTAAGTAATGAGGTTGATCATATAAACGGCATGTTACACGATGGCACTCTTTTTTGGAGGGCAGATCATCGTAACGCGCCTCATAATTCATATATCTCAAAGGACAATATCTTACAAGGTGCAGAGTTAAAACAATATACAATGACGGAAGATGTTATCCCATTCAATTTTCTTACTGAGGAAGAAATGAAGGAGATAAAGGGAGAGCAGGTAAACAAGTTTGTTATAAAATATGACAAATCTGAAACATGGCAAAGCACATACGAGTATAATCAAACTGAACAAACCTATAAAAGATATAGTGGAAATGAAGAAACGGTTGACTTAGAAAGTGGAGATTCTCTAGAACTAACAAATATCTTTGTTGTTCAAATGGAACATAAGGTGATTGATAAAGAAGGCAGGCGTACAATCGACATAACATCAGGAGGAAAAGCTCTACTACTGCAAAAGGGTATGATGCAGGAGGTAGAATGGGAGAATCATGATGGTCGAATTCTACCGGTAAAAGATGGGGAAATTGTAAAGATGGTGCCGGGAAGAACATGGGTAAATGTCGTCCCATCTTTGGATCAATTTCTAATTCAATCGTAA
- the purF gene encoding amidophosphoribosyltransferase, translated as MLAEIKGLNEECGVFGIWGHPEAAQITYYGLHSLQHRGQEGAGIVTSDGEKLTGMKGLGLINEVFAGGKLNELSGKAAIGHVRYATAGGGGYENVQPLLFKSHSGGLALAHNGNLVNATQLKHQLESQGSIFQTTSDTEVLAHLIRRSGYQDLKEAVKNALTMIKGAYAFLIMTETEMMVALDPNGLRPLSIGVMGDAYVIASETCAFDVVGAKYERDVQPGELLIINDEGIRSERFSMNINRSICSMEYIYFSRPDSNIDGINVHTARKNLGKRLAVESEVDADVVTGVPDSSISAAIGFAELTGIPYELGLIKNRYVGRTFIQPSQSLREQGVKMKLSAVRGVVEGKRVVMVDDSIVRGTTSRRIVNMLREAGATEVHVRISSPPIANPCFYGIDTSTHEELIASNHSVEEIRQIIGADSLAFLSVEGLLEGLGRPYEGETRGQCLACFTGRYPTEIYADTVLPHEKA; from the coding sequence ATGCTTGCTGAAATCAAGGGATTAAACGAAGAATGTGGCGTCTTTGGAATTTGGGGTCATCCTGAAGCAGCACAAATCACTTATTATGGTCTTCACAGCTTACAGCACCGTGGACAAGAAGGCGCTGGGATTGTAACAAGTGATGGCGAGAAGCTTACAGGAATGAAGGGGTTAGGCCTCATTAACGAAGTATTTGCGGGCGGAAAATTAAATGAACTGTCAGGTAAAGCAGCAATCGGTCACGTTCGTTATGCAACAGCTGGTGGAGGCGGATATGAAAATGTCCAGCCTTTGCTTTTCAAATCACATAGTGGCGGATTAGCTCTTGCTCATAACGGTAACTTAGTAAATGCGACACAGCTTAAGCATCAGCTTGAGAGCCAAGGAAGTATTTTTCAAACAACTTCTGACACAGAGGTGCTTGCCCACCTTATTAGAAGAAGTGGTTATCAAGATTTGAAAGAAGCTGTGAAAAACGCATTAACGATGATTAAAGGAGCGTACGCCTTTTTAATCATGACAGAAACAGAAATGATGGTTGCTTTAGATCCTAATGGTTTACGTCCATTATCGATCGGAGTTATGGGTGATGCATATGTAATTGCATCTGAAACTTGTGCGTTTGATGTTGTCGGAGCGAAATATGAAAGAGATGTTCAGCCTGGTGAACTGCTTATTATCAATGATGAAGGTATTCGTTCTGAACGTTTTTCAATGAATATTAATCGTTCTATATGCAGTATGGAATATATTTATTTCTCTCGTCCGGATAGTAATATTGATGGAATTAATGTTCATACTGCCCGTAAAAATTTAGGAAAACGATTAGCTGTTGAGTCTGAGGTAGATGCAGATGTTGTAACAGGTGTACCTGATTCAAGTATTTCAGCTGCGATTGGTTTTGCAGAGTTAACAGGTATTCCTTACGAATTAGGGTTAATTAAAAACCGTTATGTAGGTCGTACGTTTATTCAGCCATCTCAATCTCTTCGTGAACAAGGGGTTAAAATGAAGCTTTCTGCTGTACGTGGTGTTGTTGAAGGAAAGCGCGTTGTAATGGTTGATGATTCGATCGTTCGAGGAACAACAAGTCGACGTATTGTTAATATGCTTCGTGAAGCAGGTGCAACTGAGGTTCACGTGCGAATTAGTTCACCACCTATTGCAAATCCATGTTTCTATGGAATTGATACGTCAACACATGAAGAGCTCATTGCCTCTAACCATTCAGTCGAAGAAATCCGTCAAATCATTGGAGCAGACAGCTTAGCATTCCTAAGTGTCGAAGGTTTACTCGAAGGACTAGGCCGCCCATATGAAGGTGAAACAAGAGGTCAATGCTTAGCTTGTTTCACAGGACGCTACCCAACTGAAATTTACGCGGACACGGTACTGCCGCATGAGAAGGCGTAA
- a CDS encoding EYxxD motif small membrane protein: MFLEYLTDMSFILIALIGGIVALLFVFIKKRRA; encoded by the coding sequence ATGTTTTTAGAATATTTAACAGATATGTCTTTTATTCTTATTGCACTAATCGGCGGGATTGTTGCATTACTTTTCGTCTTTATTAAGAAACGCCGTGCTTAA
- the purD gene encoding phosphoribosylamine--glycine ligase: MKVLIIGQGGREHALVWKAAQSNLVEEVFVAPGNDGMNEFATRVAISENDNEALVAFAKEQNIDLTIVGPEVPLLNGIVNDFEREGLKIFGPRKEAALIEGSKNFAKELMIKYRIPTAEYQTFTNVDEAKSYVEQKGAPIVIKADGLAAGKGVTVAETLDVALDSVTDMLENAKFGDASSSVVIEEFLAGEEFSLMAFVKGENVYPMVIAQDHKRAYDNDEGPNTGGMGAYSPVPQISDEVVNTAVETILKPAAKALVSEGRSFTGILYAGLILTNDGPKVIEFNARFGDPETQVVLPRLKSDLVSSLLSILNEEPVELEWSEEAVLGVVLASKGYPNDYEKGLPIGQLSEKHEKAVIFHAGTKKVDDQFVNNGGRVLVVSGYGETISDAQEQAYALVEKISVPALFYRKDIGNKAIKHGVS; the protein is encoded by the coding sequence ATGAAGGTACTGATTATCGGACAAGGCGGACGTGAGCATGCGTTAGTTTGGAAGGCAGCACAAAGCAATCTTGTAGAAGAGGTCTTTGTTGCACCTGGCAATGATGGAATGAATGAGTTTGCAACAAGAGTAGCTATTAGTGAAAATGATAATGAAGCACTAGTTGCCTTTGCAAAAGAGCAAAATATCGATTTAACAATCGTAGGCCCAGAAGTTCCATTACTAAACGGAATTGTGAATGACTTTGAACGTGAAGGCTTAAAAATATTTGGTCCAAGAAAAGAAGCTGCACTTATTGAAGGTAGCAAGAATTTCGCCAAAGAACTTATGATTAAATATAGAATTCCTACAGCGGAGTATCAAACGTTTACGAATGTAGATGAAGCAAAATCTTACGTTGAACAAAAAGGTGCACCTATTGTTATTAAAGCTGACGGGTTAGCAGCTGGAAAAGGTGTAACTGTTGCTGAAACACTAGATGTTGCTTTAGACAGTGTGACAGATATGCTTGAAAATGCAAAATTTGGTGATGCTTCAAGCTCTGTTGTTATTGAGGAATTTCTTGCTGGGGAAGAATTTTCATTAATGGCATTTGTGAAGGGTGAAAATGTTTATCCAATGGTCATTGCTCAAGATCATAAACGTGCTTATGACAATGATGAAGGGCCAAACACTGGTGGAATGGGTGCATATTCTCCTGTACCACAAATTTCAGATGAAGTAGTAAATACCGCAGTTGAAACAATATTGAAGCCTGCTGCAAAGGCTCTTGTAAGTGAAGGTCGTTCATTTACAGGAATTTTATATGCTGGTCTTATTTTAACAAATGATGGCCCTAAAGTGATTGAATTTAATGCTCGCTTTGGTGATCCGGAAACTCAGGTTGTTTTACCAAGGTTGAAATCGGATTTAGTATCATCATTATTATCAATTTTGAATGAAGAACCTGTGGAATTAGAATGGTCAGAAGAAGCTGTTCTTGGTGTCGTACTAGCTTCAAAAGGCTACCCTAATGATTATGAAAAAGGTCTTCCAATTGGACAACTTTCTGAGAAGCATGAAAAGGCAGTCATTTTCCATGCGGGAACAAAGAAAGTTGATGATCAGTTTGTGAATAACGGTGGACGTGTGCTTGTTGTTTCTGGATATGGTGAAACAATTAGTGACGCACAAGAGCAAGCATATGCGTTAGTTGAAAAGATTTCTGTACCAGCTTTATTCTATCGTAAAGATATTGGCAATAAAGCGATTAAGCACGGCGTTTCTTAA
- the purN gene encoding phosphoribosylglycinamide formyltransferase, whose protein sequence is MKKIAVFASGNGSNFQAILDQVKLGAVDAEIGFVFCDKLKAGVIERAKSANIPVFSFVQKDFENKAQFEEEILTHLRDHQIDFVILAGYMRLIGDTLLQAYENKIVNIHPSLLPAFPGKDAIGQAYRAGVKVTGVTVHYVDAGMDTGPIIAQQAVEVAYGDTEDMIAEKIHKVEHLLYPKVIQELVSK, encoded by the coding sequence ATGAAGAAAATAGCCGTATTTGCGTCAGGGAATGGCAGTAATTTTCAAGCAATCCTTGATCAAGTTAAGCTTGGTGCAGTAGATGCAGAGATTGGTTTTGTTTTTTGTGATAAGCTTAAAGCAGGTGTCATTGAGCGTGCAAAATCAGCTAACATTCCTGTTTTTAGTTTTGTACAAAAAGACTTCGAAAACAAAGCGCAATTCGAAGAGGAAATTTTGACTCATTTGCGTGATCACCAAATAGATTTCGTTATCCTAGCAGGTTATATGAGATTAATTGGGGATACGTTATTACAGGCTTACGAAAATAAAATTGTGAATATACATCCATCTTTACTACCAGCTTTTCCAGGTAAAGATGCGATAGGACAAGCTTATCGTGCAGGAGTGAAGGTAACTGGTGTTACCGTACATTATGTGGATGCAGGAATGGATACAGGCCCGATTATTGCTCAACAAGCAGTCGAGGTTGCTTATGGTGATACAGAAGATATGATTGCAGAAAAAATCCATAAAGTTGAACATCTTTTATATCCGAAAGTCATTCAAGAATTAGTATCAAAATAA
- a CDS encoding YgaP family membrane protein, with protein MVRPNIGIVNALIRITCGLSVLSWATSKYCKKPWRDSYLIAIILGAMKVGEGILRFCPITYLFENSSSTFFFDDDEEDYFDDEEDAVTYNPS; from the coding sequence ATGGTGCGACCAAATATAGGTATCGTTAATGCTTTAATTCGTATAACATGTGGCCTTTCTGTTTTATCATGGGCTACTTCTAAATATTGTAAAAAGCCATGGAGAGATTCCTACCTTATTGCCATCATCCTAGGTGCAATGAAGGTTGGTGAAGGTATTTTACGCTTCTGTCCGATCACCTATTTATTTGAAAATTCATCATCAACTTTCTTCTTTGATGATGATGAAGAAGATTACTTTGACGATGAAGAAGATGCTGTTACGTACAACCCTTCATAA
- the purM gene encoding phosphoribosylformylglycinamidine cyclo-ligase, with the protein MSDVYKQAGVDIEAGYEAVSRMKKHVAKTMRTGVLGGLGGFGGMFDLSELNYKKPVLVSGTDGVGTKLKLAFMADKHDSIGIDAVAMCVNDILAQGAEPLFFLDYLALGKAKPEKIEQIVKGIADGCEQSGCALVGGETAEMPGLYEEDEYDVAGFSVGVVEKDNIVTGENIKPGHVLIGLASSGIHSNGFSLVRKILLEDQKLDLNGVYAPFTQSLGDVLLTPTKIYVKPVLEVIKKYQVDGMAHITGGGFIENIPRMLPEETAVEIDLGAWPMLDIFNFLKEKGQLSSDDMYNVFNMGIGFVLAVKEELLQDVMQELEANNEKGYVIGRVVEGSGVTFNGGAR; encoded by the coding sequence ATGTCTGACGTTTATAAGCAAGCTGGTGTTGATATAGAAGCAGGATATGAAGCTGTTTCAAGAATGAAAAAGCATGTTGCCAAAACAATGCGCACAGGTGTATTAGGTGGCCTTGGTGGCTTTGGTGGGATGTTTGATTTAAGTGAACTAAATTATAAAAAGCCTGTACTTGTTTCAGGTACAGATGGTGTTGGGACAAAATTAAAGCTTGCTTTTATGGCTGATAAGCATGATTCAATTGGAATTGATGCAGTTGCAATGTGTGTGAATGACATCTTAGCTCAAGGAGCTGAGCCTTTATTTTTCTTAGATTATTTAGCCCTTGGCAAAGCAAAGCCTGAAAAAATTGAACAAATTGTAAAAGGGATCGCTGATGGCTGTGAACAATCTGGCTGTGCATTAGTCGGTGGAGAAACAGCGGAAATGCCTGGTCTATATGAAGAAGATGAATATGATGTTGCTGGTTTCTCTGTGGGTGTTGTTGAAAAAGACAACATTGTAACAGGAGAGAACATTAAGCCAGGGCATGTGTTAATCGGACTCGCATCAAGCGGTATTCATAGTAACGGGTTTTCTTTAGTTCGTAAAATTCTCCTTGAAGATCAAAAACTTGATTTGAATGGGGTATATGCACCGTTTACACAAAGCTTAGGAGATGTATTATTAACTCCAACAAAAATTTACGTAAAGCCTGTTCTTGAAGTAATTAAGAAATATCAAGTAGATGGAATGGCTCATATTACTGGTGGTGGATTTATTGAAAACATTCCTAGAATGCTGCCGGAAGAAACAGCTGTTGAAATCGACCTTGGTGCTTGGCCAATGCTTGATATTTTTAACTTCCTGAAGGAAAAAGGACAATTAAGCAGTGACGATATGTATAATGTGTTCAATATGGGAATTGGTTTTGTACTTGCTGTAAAAGAAGAGCTTTTACAAGATGTTATGCAAGAGTTAGAAGCTAACAATGAAAAAGGTTATGTCATTGGGCGTGTTGTAGAAGGTTCTGGTGTTACGTTTAATGGAGGAGCACGTTAA